TGCTGTAATCGCCTCCGCTTGCTTACACCCTACCCAGCTGAGAATTGCGGAAGTAATCAGCCGTCCGGGAGATGAATGGTCGGACTATAGTGGTACTACCGAGTTTGCTTATTTGGAAGAGGATCGGATGGTAGTCGCTAAAATGAACTTTTTGCATCGCTTACGCTCAGATTTGGGTGAGAAGAAAGCATAACGGTACGGAATGAAGGAGAGGGAGCATACGTGGGTATTGCAATAGTTGTTACTTCAGGGAAAGGTGGAGTGGGTAAAACCACCTCATCTGCTAATATAGGAACCGCATTGGCTCTCAATGGCCAGAAGGTGTGTATGGTAGATACAGATATTGGCTTGCGCAATCTGGATGTAGTCATGGGACTGGAGAATCGTATCATTTACGACCTGATTGATGTAGCGGAAGGTAGTTGTCGCTTGCAACAGGCTTTAATTAAAGATAAGCGCTTTGAGACGTTGTCGCTATTACCAGCAGCACAGACCAAGGATAAATCGGCGATTACAACAGACCAGATGGAAGATATCGTCACTCAATTGAAGCGTGATTTTGACTATGTCATTATTGATTGTCCAGCAGGTATTGAACAAGGTTTCCGCAACGCCGTAGCGGGAGCTGATCAGGCTATTGTTGTGACAACTCCGGAAAAGGCAGCGGTGCGTGACGCAGATCGCATCATAGGTCTGCTCGAACGTGAAAATGTAGGAATGCCTAAATTAGTAATAAATCGGGTACGGTCTCATATGGTTAAAAATGGTGATATGCTAGATGTGGAAGACATTCTGGATTTGCTTGCCATTGATTTACTAGGTGTGATTCCTGATGATGAATATATCATTAAATCTGCAAATGCAGGTGAGCCGGCAGTTATGAATCATGAATCTCGCGCTTCCTTAGCTTATCGAAATGTAGCAAGGCGTTTGTTAGGGGAATCAGTTCCCTTACTTCCACTTCAGGATAAACCAGGAGTTTTTCATAAGTTCCGTAAGTTTTTTGGCTTAAAATAAGGAAAACTAGTCGAGAAACAGAGAACAGGGGTATACTCCTGTTTCTTTTTTACTGATCCGAACTTATGGAAATTTTATCTTAACAAAGTGCAACGAAGGTTCTTAGTGCCAAAGGTTTGGTTTTCAAGTTTTTCTTTGCATTTCAGAATAATATAAGACTTACAGATACTAGACCTTATCATGCACGGGGGAAAAAGATGGATTTTGAAAAACGATATATAAAACAGTTGGATTGGTTGATTCTGTTAATCCTCCTAGGTCTCGGCTTGTTTAGTTATCTCGGTATTAGTGGCTCTGCCCCAGGAGTGGCGACAGCAAATCGGCAGCTTATGTGGTATGGTATTGGTTTTGGCGTATTGTTTTGTACACTGATTATCGACTATCGTGTGTTTCGGCAACTATCATATATCGTGTACGCTGGAGGGTTAGTTTTACTTTTCGGTGTATTTTTTACGAAGGCGATTAACAATGCTACTAGTTGGTATAATCTGGGTGTCGTTCTGTTTCAACCATCTGAACCAATGAAAATTTTTACGATAATAGCTACAGCACATTATATGTCCAAGCGTGAAGAAAAATTAGGTAAGCCGTATTATCTCTATGAATGGTGGCCTGTGTTTTTGATCATAGGGGTACCGCTTCTCATGATTTTTAAACAACCAGACCTGGGGACAGCTTTAGTCTTTTGTTCCATACTAGCAACTATGTTGATCGTCGGTGGTATTCGTGTACGGCACATGATTAGCTTTAGTGGGATTGCTGCTTTTGCAGTAGGATTGGTTTCCTATGTTTATATTTATCATAAAGAAGATATCTTTTTTAAATTGATTAAACCTTACCAATGGGCTCGTATTGAATCTTGGTTAAACCCATATCATGATCCAGTAGGGCAAGGATTTCAGCTTTTACAATCCCTTATTGCTATTGGCTCTGGACAGTTAACGGGCAAAGGCTTACACACAGCTACACAGGCTAGCTTGTTGTGGGTACCAGTTGGTGAGAGTGATTTCATTTTTACTGTCATTGCAGAACGTCTGGGTTTTATTGGTGCAGGAATTATGATGATCTTGTTTTTCGTATTGGTTTATCGAATGATTCGGATTGCTATGGAGTGTAATGATCCATTTGGTGCTTATGTGGTATCAGGTGTGGTTGGAATGCTCACGTTTCAAATCTTTGAAAATATTGGAATGACCATTCAGTTAATGCCAATTACTGGTTTGCCTTTACCATTTATTAGTTATGGTGGAAGTTCTCTTCTAACCAACTTCTTAACAATAGGTGTAGTGCTGAATATTGGGATGAGGAAGCAGAAACTTAGTTTCGATTAAGTTAAAAATCGTGACAAACCAATAAATGTGTGATATATTCAAGGTAAGTTAACCATTTTACTTACCTAGTGATTTGATGGATTGGATGATATGCCGTGCTTTTCAGAGATAGCGTCACCATGTGATCAAGTCTCTGTTGGGCACGGCTTTTTTCCTTGAAACAAGCTTTAAGTGATGGTTAACAGATATTTTAATCGTCTGAAAAGGCGAACATTTTGAAGTGACCCAGTAAATTGAGACAAGGAAAAAGCACCTCCTGAATCGTATTAAACAATGGACTGACCCAGGTTAATGAGACATTGAAAAAACACCTATGCTACCTGTCCCCATACGAGTATGGAAAACAGGTAGCATAGGTGTTTTTTCAATGTCTCATTAACCTGGGTCAGTCCATTTCTAGGAGGTTTTTTCCATGCAACAAGGTACTGTAAAATGGTTTAACGCAGAAAAAGGTTTTGGTTTCATTCAAGTTGAAGGCGGAGAAGATGTATTCGTACACTACAGCGCTATCCAAACTGAAGGTTTCAAAACTCTTGAAGAAGGTCAAAAAGTTGAGTTTGAAATCGTTC
This is a stretch of genomic DNA from Brevibacillus laterosporus DSM 25. It encodes these proteins:
- the minD gene encoding septum site-determining protein MinD is translated as MGIAIVVTSGKGGVGKTTSSANIGTALALNGQKVCMVDTDIGLRNLDVVMGLENRIIYDLIDVAEGSCRLQQALIKDKRFETLSLLPAAQTKDKSAITTDQMEDIVTQLKRDFDYVIIDCPAGIEQGFRNAVAGADQAIVVTTPEKAAVRDADRIIGLLERENVGMPKLVINRVRSHMVKNGDMLDVEDILDLLAIDLLGVIPDDEYIIKSANAGEPAVMNHESRASLAYRNVARRLLGESVPLLPLQDKPGVFHKFRKFFGLK
- the rodA gene encoding rod shape-determining protein RodA; the protein is MDFEKRYIKQLDWLILLILLGLGLFSYLGISGSAPGVATANRQLMWYGIGFGVLFCTLIIDYRVFRQLSYIVYAGGLVLLFGVFFTKAINNATSWYNLGVVLFQPSEPMKIFTIIATAHYMSKREEKLGKPYYLYEWWPVFLIIGVPLLMIFKQPDLGTALVFCSILATMLIVGGIRVRHMISFSGIAAFAVGLVSYVYIYHKEDIFFKLIKPYQWARIESWLNPYHDPVGQGFQLLQSLIAIGSGQLTGKGLHTATQASLLWVPVGESDFIFTVIAERLGFIGAGIMMILFFVLVYRMIRIAMECNDPFGAYVVSGVVGMLTFQIFENIGMTIQLMPITGLPLPFISYGGSSLLTNFLTIGVVLNIGMRKQKLSFD
- a CDS encoding cold-shock protein, which codes for MQQGTVKWFNAEKGFGFIQVEGGEDVFVHYSAIQTEGFKTLEEGQKVEFEIVQGSRGPQAANVNRL